The proteins below are encoded in one region of Pleuronectes platessa chromosome 12, fPlePla1.1, whole genome shotgun sequence:
- the LOC128453687 gene encoding uncharacterized protein LOC128453687 → MDGHSRFGPVKVLLLAALTSSALGQSLLYIEEGKPLVLTPPKQGSVITSVEWTHNTNLVVEWRNNVLEFYRSFKGRTELDKSTAQLTVNSATQSDGGDYKVEINNQQLSQVYTVRVIKRVTKPSVVVRTPSCGPTSSNCNFTCQGDSTGTQPLTYSWRKDSGDPDERGEWELGPQTMNLLLDDVKTKHVKQISCRMKNLVSEEESDRLDNPMYPKDKGSSGGLAAAIIVPILLVSGLCAGFGYWKREDIKKGFCADSGAI, encoded by the coding sequence ATGGATGGACACTCGAGGTTCGGGCCCGTCAAGGTGCTGCTTCTCGCCGCCCTCACGAGCTCCGCGCTGGGCCAAAGTTTACTGTACATCGAGGAGGGAAAACCCCTGGTCCTGACTCCTCCGAAGCAAGGATCTGTCATCACCAGCGTCGAGTGGACCCACAACACGAACCTGGTGGTGGAGTGGAGGAATAATGTTCTGGAGTTCTACAGGTCGTTTAAAGGACGGACCGAACTGGACAAGAGCACCGCACAACTGACCGTCAACAGCGCCACGCAAAGCGACGGGGGAGATTACAAGGTGGAGATCAACAACCAGCAGCTGAGTCAAGTGTACACGGTTAGAGTGATCAAGAGGGTGACCAAGCCCTCGGTGGTGGTGAGGACCCCGTCATGCGGCCCCACTTCCAGCAACTGTAACTTCACCTGTCAGGGAGACTCCACCGGGACTCAGCCCCTCACCTACAGCTGGAGGAAGGACTCAGGTGACCCGGATGAGCGAGGTGAGTGGGAGCTGGGGCCGCAGACCATGAACCTCCTCCTCGATGACGTGAAGACGAAGCATGTAAAACAGATCTCCTGCAGAATGAAGAACCTTGTCAGCGAAGAGGAGAGCGACCGTCTTGATAACCCAATGTACCCGAAGGACAAGGGGTCTTCAGGCGGGCTGGCTGCAGCTATCATCGTCCCGATCCTTCTGGTCTCGGGACTTTGTGCGGGATTTGGATATTGGAAGCGAGAAGATATCAAGAAAGGGTTCTGTGCAGATTCAGGGGCTATTTAG